TGCTTCATTAGATGCAAGACAAGCTGAACATTGGCTACCACGGCATGGCTAGGGCTTGTGGACTTCCCAGCTACAAATGGCATATCACCCAAGCATAATCTATAATGTGGTTGTGCACCAAAATAGTTCCTAGAACTTTTCTTTTCTGGTggttttgacttcttttttttaattcttcttgcATTGGGAACACACGGAGTTGCCTTATCTTCAAAGATAAGTCTATTTGTTTCTAGACCAGTCTGCAACTCAGCTGCCTTAGCTTGCATGCGTTTCCTTTCCTGTTCTTCTTCATGGAGTTTTGCTTCCaactcttgcatttttttttctgcaagggCCTGCATTGTGGTAAGTTTGTTATACTCCTGTTCAAGAAGATCCAATTTTTCAAGTTGGCTCTGAACATGTGTTTGATCATGTTGTCGTTCTCTTTCTAGGGAAACTTGTTTCTCTAAGACAGATGTCCTCTCCATTTCGGCATGCTTTATCATATTTCGCATGTATTCCAGTTGTTTTTCTAATagattgcatttattttctgcAGCTAACAACTGAGATGTCAGTTCTTGATTGTGCTTTGATTCCTCATTCTTTGAATTCTCCCTCTCTTGTATCTGTTCATCCAGTACTTTCTTATATTCAATTGTTTCTCTAGACAAGGTTTTCacactttcttctgcctgaatcCTCTCAAGTTCCAAGCGTCGAATCTTATCTTGAAGATTCTTAAGAGCAGAAAATATGGCTCTGCTGTTGCTTTCTGGATAGGCAAGTGTAGGCTTACTTGGGGAGCGTCGTAGATCACTATTAAGGAAAGGCTTATCCGAAGGATATACTACATATGGAGATGAAGAATGCCGAACCATGCTTCCATTAGACCTTGATGGCTCAGCAAAGCTGTTTCTGTGAACCAGATAATTCATTCAGTTATATTTGCTGAacgattttctctctcttctttcttgaaaATGATACGGGTTGAGTCACAGTACATATTCCATGACCCACTACTGAGCTGTAATCCAGAGCCCAGCCTCTGGTCGACAAGTGAGAACCAGAAGCCGCAGAGACAGACGCCGCCGCCATCTTTCAGCCTGCCCAGGGGGTCTCCGCACTTCGGGGGCGGTCTAGGTTCTCGTGCTCTTCTCCAAGACTCGGGAGCCGCCCACCAGGGGGGACCCTAGGCTGAACCCCAGATGGAAAAGGGCAAGGGTGCTGGTGCTGGGCTTGGAAACCCCTGCCACACACCCCCTCAGGGCCGCCTACGCTCACAGCTTACCAAGTTAAtcttgaagaagaaaacaaagctggAAGACTTAAACCACCAAATATCAAGGCCCATTATAAATCACAAAACTAATTAAGCCATTGTGGCATCAGTGCAAGAGGAGGCAAAGAGGcacatgaaacagaatagaaagctcaGAAACAATCCATTCATGTATATTATCTAGATCTATGAAGAAGATTATAATGCATTGCAGTGAAGAATGGAAGGTTTttccagtaaatatttgctgtcaATTGGGTAATTATACACAGAAACTGAACCCTGACTCCCACTTCACAACATTGTGGAAATTAAGTCCAGATGGATAGGATATGTAAAT
This DNA window, taken from Pan paniscus chromosome 5, NHGRI_mPanPan1-v2.0_pri, whole genome shotgun sequence, encodes the following:
- the LOC134728420 gene encoding centrosomal protein of 57 kDa-like, whose product is MNYLVHRNSFAEPSRSNGSMVRHSSSPYVVYPSDKPFLNSDLRRSPSKPTLAYPESNSRAIFSALKNLQDKIRRLELERIQAEESVKTLSRETIEYKKVLDEQIQERENSKNEESKHNQELTSQLLAAENKCNLLEKQLEYMRNMIKHAEMERTSVLEKQVSLERERQHDQTHVQSQLEKLDLLEQEYNKLTTMQALAEKKMQELEAKLHEEEQERKRMQAKAAELQTGLETNRLIFEDKATPCVPNARRIKKKKSKPPEKKSSRNYFGAQPHYRLCLGDMPFVAGKSTSPSHAVVANVQLVLHLMKQHSKALCNDRVINSIPLAKQVSSRGGKSKKLSVTPPSSNGINEELSEVLQTLQDEFGQMSFDHQQLAKLIQESPTVELKDKLECELEALVGRMEAKANQITKVRKYQAQLEKQKLEKQKKELKATKKTLDEEGNSSSRSGITGTTNKKDFMKLRPGEKRRKNLQLLKDMQSIQNSLQSSSLCWDY